A region of Cucumis melo cultivar AY chromosome 2, USDA_Cmelo_AY_1.0, whole genome shotgun sequence DNA encodes the following proteins:
- the LOC103492068 gene encoding isoleucine N-monooxygenase 1-like, with amino-acid sequence MEVASIFTGQLIYQNSPVAMISNLQPSFVMFLLMAFISILFFQCYNSMEKHSNLQPPLPPGPRPWPLVGCLPAMLSSNNSSTHEWIHSIMKQFNAEIASIRLRNTYVIPVASPELALEFLKTYDSVFGSRSSFSNDVDMLTGGCVSTILSPTGPQWRKMKRILTSEILNPSTLHRMLGQRTAEADALLHYIFNQTCKNGGGAVINVRSITQHYCGNIIRRIVFNRRYYGEGREDGGPTFEEEEHNQALLTIVRHVNSFSISDFMPCLKPLDLDGRQKNMKNALNVLRKYDEHIIKERVQQWKNDEKIKGVEDILDILISLTDDNENSLLSIEEIKNQIMDIQLATIDNPSNAVEWAMAELLNQPKVLKKAIEELDKVVGRERLVQESDISNLKYLTACVRESFRLHPFSPFNVAHVSNSDIVVAGYFIPKGSEVLLSRLGLGRNPRIWEDPMKFNPERHLKDETIELGISEPNLRFITFTRGRRGCPGSSLGTNITMMLFARLLQGFSWTSLPKFTKTDIPQTNELSLLKPLHLHAKPRLSHDMYQSFIGHQA; translated from the exons ATGGAAGTTGCTTCGATATTCACCGGTCAATTGATTTACCAAAACTCTCCAGTAGCCATGATCTCTAACTTGCAACCATCTTTCGTTATGTTTCTATTGATGGCTTTCATTTCTATCTTGTTTTTTCAGTGTTATAACAGTATGGAGAAACACTCAAACTTGCAACCTCCTCTTCCACCAGGGCCAAGGCCATGGCCTCTTGTTGGCTGCCTGCCCGCAATGTTGTCCAGTAACAACTCATCAACGCACGAATGGATTCATTCAATTATGAAGCAATTCAATGCTGAAATTGCTTCTATACGCCTCAGAAATACCTACGTAATCCCTGTCGCTTCTCCAGAACTCGCTCTTGAATTCCTTAAAACATATGATTCTGTCTTTGGATCCCGCTCTTCCTTTTCCAACGATGTTGATATGTTAACCGGCGGATGTGTCTCCACGATATTATCGCCAACGGGACCCCAATGGAGGAAGATGAAAAGAATTCTCACATCAGAGATACTCAATCCATCAACTCTCCATCGAATGCTTGGCCAAAGAACTGCTGAAGCCGATGCTCTTTTACACTATATTTTCAACCAAACATGCAAAAATGGAGGAGGTGCAGTGATCAACGTTAGAAGCATAACACAACATTATTGCGGTAACATTATTAGAAGAATAGTATTCAATAGAAGATACTATGGCGAAGGGAGGGAAGATGGGGGACCAacttttgaagaagaagaacataATCAAGCATTGTTGACCATTGTTAGGCATGTTAATTCATTTTCTATATCAGATTTCATGCCTTGTTTGAAGCCTCTTGATTTAGATGGACGTCAAAAAAATATGAAGAACGCTTTGAATGTTCTTAGAAAATATGATGAGCACATTATAAAAGAGAGAGTGCAACAATGGAAAAATGACGAGAAAATAAAAGGGGTTGAAGACATTCTTGATATCCTCATTTCACTTACAGATGACAATGAAAATTCCTTGTTGTCAATAGAAGAGATCAAGAATCAAATCATG GATATACAACTTGCCACGATAGATAATCCTTCAAATGCTGTGGAATGGGCAATGGCAGAATTACTCAATCAACCAAAAGTTCTCAAAAAAGCTATTGAAGAATTGGATAAAGTAGTTGGAAGAGAGAGATTAGTCCAAGAATCGGATATCTCGAACCTCAAGTATCTCACAGCTTGTGTTAGAGAATCTTTTCGACTTCACCCATTTTCACCCTTCAATGTTGCCCATGTGTCCAACTCCGACATTGTTGTGGCTGGCTATTTTATTCCTAAAGGAAGTGAAGTGTTGCTAAGTCGTTTAGGTCTTGGTCGAAATCCAAGAATTTGGGAGGATCCAATGAAATTTAATCCAGAACGTCATCTAAAGGATGAGACAATTGAATTGGGAATTTCAGAACCCAATTTACGATTCATCACCTTCACTAGAGGGAGGAGAGGTTGTCCTGGTAGCTCACTAGGAACTAACATTACGATGATGTTATTTGCTAGACTTCTACAAGGATTTTCATGGACTTCATTGCCAAAATTCACAAAGACAGACATTCCTCAAACCAATGAATTATCTCTATTAAAGCCATTGCATTTGCATGCAAAGCCACGTTTATCTCATGATATGTACCAAAGTTTTATTGGCCATCAAGCATAA